GGCAAATACAGGGGACCCTTTTGGCCGCAACCTGAATTGGTTAAGACAAGCAATAACATGAGAATAAATCCGGCGGTGCGGCTGAAGGATTTCATGCGGAGCTATCGAAGCAATTTCGATGGACGCACGGAGTGGTTCGCTCCGCCGGGCGTGAGTCTCACCGGTTGGCTGGAGCCGTTCGCCGGACCCCAGAGGGGCGGCGCGCCCGCGGGCGCCGGCTTCGCGGCATTTTGGTCATGGAAGGCGCCAAGATCTGAGCGTCGACGCGCGCCACCGGGATTTTATGGCCGATGAAGGCTTCGATCTCGGGTAAGGAATAGACATACTCTTCACAAGCGAAGCTGATCGCATCTCCGCTGACGCCTCCCCGTGCCGTACGCCCGATCCGGTGGACATAATCCTCGGCATTTTGCGGCAGATCGAAATTAATGACATGACTGACCTCGGGAATGTGTAATCCACGCGCGGCCACATCCGTGGCGATCAATGTCGACAGCTCGCCGCGCGCGAAGCGGCCAAGCAACGCTTGGCGCTGTTTCTGCGGTACGTCACCCGATAGAGCCTTTCCCGCAAGCCCGTTGGCATTGAGAGTAATCGATACCGTCTCGGCACCGCGCTTGGTGTTGACGAAGACCAGGACGCGCGGCGATTTGATCTGCTGCAATAAACCCAACAGCAACGCCAGCTTGTCCTTGCTCTCGATATGGTAGAGCCGCTGCGTTACCTGGTCGACCGTGACCTTGTCCGGGTCGATGACCACGATATGAGGGTTGTTCATGTGCTCGTAGGCCAGCTCGTGGACCCGCCACGACAAGGTGGCCGAGAACAGCAGTGTGAGTCGCTCGGGCGGCGGCGGCATGCGCCGCAACAAAAATCTAATATCGCGGATAAAGCCGAAATCAAACATCGCATCGGCCTCATCGAGCACCGTGACCTCGACGGCGCGAAAATCGACCGCCCGTTGTTTGTGGTAATCGATCAGGCGGCCGGGCGTGGCGATGAGCAGATCCGGCTTTTCCCCGAGCGCCGCTCGCTGCTTTTCGTAATCCACCCCGCCGTAGACCAAAGCAATGCGGAGCGCGGTAAAGCGGCTGATGAGCAAGGCATCGTGGTGAATTTGCAGGACCAACTCGCGCGTAGGCGCCACCACCACCGCGCGCGGCTGATTCGGCTTGCGATTCGGCGCGGGAGCGACGCACAAAAGCCTGTGCATCGCCGCGAGCAAGAAAGCAATGGTCTTGCCGGTGCCTGTTTGCGCCTGCCCCGCCACATCCTGTCCGTCGAGCGCCAGTGGCAGAGTTTGCGCTTGGATCGGCGTACAACATGCGAACCCGGCGTCGTTTAACCCGTCGAGCAGGCTCTGGGAAAGCCCAAGTTCGGCGAACGTGAGATGCGTGAGATGCGTTTTCTCCATCGTGTTAGTAATATTCCTGGACTTGCAATCAGCGCGTAATTAGCCTAAAAATGTCATTGTAGCCCATCGCCTGATGGCGCAATATAAAAGAGAACCCATGAGCGCTAATGTCGTCCATGTAACCGATACGAGTTTCGACGAAGAAGTGTTAAGGTCCGATGTGCCGGTTTTGGTGGATTATTGGGCACAATGGTGCGCGCCCTGCCGGATGATCGCCCCGATCCTCGATGAGATCTCCGAAGAGTATAAATCCAAAATCAAGGTGGCCAAGCTCAATATCGACGAAAATCCGCTGACGCCGCCCAAGTATGGCATTCGCGGAATTCCCACCTTGATGATGTTCAAGGAGGGGAACGTCGAGGCCACGAAGGTCGGCGCGTTATCGAAATCTCAATTGGCGGCCTTTATCAGCAGTTACATTTAAGGAAGCTCTGTAAAAGTGTCGCGAGCAAGCCCAGATGCGCGAAGCCGCGGAGCGAGTCGCGAGACATATCAGGTAGATAGGCGAGCGACGCGCGAGCACGCGACAAAGCAGATGGGCTGCGCAGTAACTTTTGCAGAGCTTCCTTAGCGCCTGTCTTACACATCCGGTTTCTTGAGGAATGCCTATGCAGGGCTAGACGGCATATTATCCGCGTGCTACGTTATTATTCGCAGCTAGGCGCACCTCTTAAGCGCTCCTTCCTAACGTTAGCTTTTCGTTGCAACACCACCGGGGGGCGATTTACGTTCATTGCTTCTCCCTCACATCAGGGATTATGAATCTAACAGAGCTTAAGCTAAAACCCGTATCGGAACTCATCGAGATCGGCGAAGGCATGGGTCTCGAAGGCGTGGCGCGCTCGCGCAAGCAAGACGTCATCTTCGGGATCCTCAAGGCGCATGCCAAGAAAGGCGAGGATATCTCCGGTAACGGTGTGTTGGAGATCCTTCAGGACGGGTTCGGGTTTCTGCGCTCCGGCGATAGCTCCTACCTCGCGGGTCCCGACGATATTTACGTCTCGCCGAGTCAGATCCGGCGATTCAACCTGCGCACCGGCGACACGATCTCGGGGAAAATCCGGCCGCCGAAGGACGGCGAACGCTACTTCGCGCTCCTCAAGGTCAACGAGATTAACTTCGAACCCCCGGAGGCGGCCAAGAATAAGGTCCTGTTCGAAAACCTCACCCCGCTGTTCGCGCACGAACGGCTGAAGCTCGAGATCGGCAACGGCACCACCGAGGACCTGACGCCGCGTGTCATCGATCTCGTGGCGCCGATCGGACGGGGCCAGCGAGGTCTCATCGTATCGCCGCCTAAAGCGGGCAAGACTGTGATGCTGCAAAGCATCGCGCACTCGCTTGAGCTCAACCATCCGGACTGCTACCTCATGGTGCTGCTGATCGACGAGCGTCCGGAGGAAGTCACGGAGATGGAGCGTTCCGTGAAGGGTGAAGTCATCTCGAGCACCTTCGATGAACCCGCTACCCGCCACGTGCAAGTGGCGGAAATGGTCATCGAGAAAGCCAAGCGTTTAGTCGAGCACAAAATCGATGTGGTTATTTTGCTCGACTCGATCACGCGCTTGGCGCGCGCGTACAATACCGTCGTGCCGGCCTCGGGCAAGGTGTTGACCGGCGGCGTGGACGCCAACGCCTTGCAAAAACCCAAGCGCTTCTTCGGGGCCGCCAGAAAGATCGAGGAAGGCGGGAGCTTGACGATTATCGCTACTGCCCTGATCGACACCGGCTCGCGTATGGACGATGTGATCTACGAGGAATTCAAAGGCACCGGGAATATGGAGATCCATCTCGACCGCAGGATCTACGAGAAACGCATCTTCCCGGCGATCAATATCAACCGCTCGGGGACGCGCCGAGAAGAATTGCTGACCGACAGTGATGAGCTGCAAAAGATGTGGATCCTGCGCAAGCTCCTCAACCCTATGGACGAGGTAGCGGCTATGGAGTTTCTCTTGGAGCGGCTCAAGGCTACGAAGACCAATCCCGAGTTCTTTGATTCGATGAGGCGGTGAGGCGTGGGTATTCCGTTAACTCCCTCTCCCGCCCCGCGATGACGATGCGGGACGTATACCCGTGTTATGTGGCGAACCGGCCCGAACAGCCCAACGGGGATCTCGAGGTCACCGACAAATACAGCGGCGAGGTAGCGGCCCGCGTGGCTCTGGCCGACGCGAAAACCATCGACCGCGCCATTCAGAAAACGGTCGAGGCCACCGGGCCCATGGCCCGCCTGCCCGCTTATGCGCGGGCCAAAGTGCTCCACCACTGCGTAAAGCGCTTCGAAAAGCGAGCCGAGGAGCTTGCGCTGCTCCTTTGTGTCGAGGCCGGAAAGCCCATTAAGGATAGCCGGGGCGAAGTCATGCGCCTCATCGATACGTTTCGGATTGCCGCCGAGGAAGCCACTCGAATGACGGGGGAGGTGCTTCCCTTGGACATTACTCCGCGCGCCAAAGGATATGTGGGGATGTGGAAGCGGGTGCCCATCGGGCCTTGCTCGTTCATATCCCCCTTCAACTTTCCGCTCAATCTAGCCGCCCATAAAGTAGCGCCTGCCATTGCCGCGGGTTGCCCTTTCGTTCTCAAGCCGGCGAGCCGAACCCCCTTGGGCGCTCTCATCATCGGAGAGGTGCTCGCCGAGACCGACTTGCCCGAAGGCGCTTTTTCGATCTTGCCCTGCCACCGGGACGGAGCCGGCCTGTTCACCGAGGATCCGAGGCTCAAGTTTCTGAGCTTCACGGGCTCTGCGGCCGTCGGATGGGGCCTCAAGGCGAAGGCGGGCAAGAAAAAGGTCACCCTCGAGTTGGGAGGCAACGCCGCTTGCCTCGTCGACGAGGACGCCGATCCCGAGGACGCCGTCGAGCGCATTATTTTCGGAGCGTTCTACCAATCCGGTCAGAGTTGCATCAGCGTACAACGAATCCTGATCCACGAAAGAATATACGAGGCTTTTCGATCCAAGCTCGTGGCCACCACCCAAAAATTGAAATGCGGTGATCCCAAGGATGAATCGACGTTCATCGGCCCGTTGATTTCCGATGCGGAAGCCACGCGTCTGGACGGCTGGATTCAAGATGCAGTGAAAGCGGGCGCACGTCTTTTGTGCGGAGGCCAGCGGCGGGGGGCGATGCTGGAGCCCACCCTGTTGGAAAACGTGCCCAAGACCGAGGACGTGTGCACGCAGGAGGCGTTCGGGCCGGTGGCGGTGCTGGCTCCTTTTCGATCGTTCGAGGCGGCCCTGGACGAAATCAACGATAGTGAATTTGGGCTGCAGGCCGGACTCTTCACGCGCGATCTCTACAAAGCCCACCGCGCCTGGGAGCGGCTCGATGTGGGTAGCGTGGTCATCGGTGACGTTCCCTCGTGGCGCGTGGATCACATGCCCTATGGCGGCGTGAAAGACAGCGGACTAGGTAGGGAGGGCGTGCGTTTCGCCATGGAAGACATGACCGAAATTCGTCTCTTGGTTGTGCGCACTCCGCCGAAAGACCAGTAGGGACGAGCGAAATGGTAGCCTTTTCTGGCTCTTCCGCAGAATTTGTAGGTCAGTGGAGAAGCGGTCTGGCAATGATCGCATGATAATCTGTGTCTGTTTATTTAGACCTGGCCACGAGTTTTCGGGTTCGAGATCTCGAGGCAAGGGCGCTACGGTTAACTCCCTCTCCCTCCGGGAGTTAACGGAATACCCATAGATTCTGCCGACGAGCCCCTTTTCTTAGGCGACCTCATGCGGCCTGCTAGACGGGATTATGAGCGGGCCTTGCGGGTGTTCGAAGCGAACGAACTCAACGATCTGCCCGGCGACGGAGGCCACACCCCGATGGCGGTCCGTGCCGTCGGTGCTGAACTCAAAGCGGTACCAGCGGTGCACCAAAAAATGGCCTCGCGCGTCACGCTTGAGTCTGGTATGAGCGAGCGCCACGGTCTCTTCGAGTAGCTGAATATCCAATTCGCGGCAGGCATCGCGACAATATTTCAGGGTTTGCTCCCGTGTCCGCGCTGAATCGTTCCAGAACCATATCCCAACGGCCAGCACTAGGAGAGCGATCGTATCCGCCACAAGAGTTCCTAAACGTAGGTGCGCGTTCCGAGGTCGCTTTGCGCGGGTAAGACAGTATCGACGCAACCCTCGCACGCACGCGGTTATCGCGTTGTCACGGGGTGATGATATCACCCGTTGGCGGCAACGACATGCGTACGATGAGATCGGCGTGGTTATTCTTTGGACTGTTCACCCGCGTGCTCACGGGATAGGCTTCCATGCGCTCGCTCGGATAAGGCGCGAGCAGCGGTTTGAGCTGAACGGGATCGGCCAACTCGGGATCCATCCAGGTATCGTAGTGCTCAGGTGAGAGGATGACCGGCATCCGGTCGTGAATATCCCGAAGGGCCTCGGCCGCATCGGTGACGATGATGCTGCACGAATCGATACGCTCGTCCCCGCGTTCCCAGGGCTCCCAAAGACCCGCAAACGCGAACGGCGCGGCATCTTTGAGCCGTATGAAGTAGGGGGTGCGCTCGAGCTTTTTCCATTCGTAGTAACCATCGCTCCCGATGAGGCAGCGCCGGTGCCGAATGGCATGCCGGAAGGCCGGCTTAGTATCCACCGTCTCGGCGCGCGCATTGATCGTGCTGTAAGGCGTTTTTGGCTCCTTAGACCAGGATGGAATCAGGCCCCAATGG
Above is a window of Pseudomonadota bacterium DNA encoding:
- a CDS encoding lipoprotein gives rise to the protein MLLLVLTNSGCGQKGPLYLPDKPEKIEQHGRI
- a CDS encoding DEAD/DEAH box helicase, with the translated sequence MEKTHLTHLTFAELGLSQSLLDGLNDAGFACCTPIQAQTLPLALDGQDVAGQAQTGTGKTIAFLLAAMHRLLCVAPAPNRKPNQPRAVVVAPTRELVLQIHHDALLISRFTALRIALVYGGVDYEKQRAALGEKPDLLIATPGRLIDYHKQRAVDFRAVEVTVLDEADAMFDFGFIRDIRFLLRRMPPPPERLTLLFSATLSWRVHELAYEHMNNPHIVVIDPDKVTVDQVTQRLYHIESKDKLALLLGLLQQIKSPRVLVFVNTKRGAETVSITLNANGLAGKALSGDVPQKQRQALLGRFARGELSTLIATDVAARGLHIPEVSHVINFDLPQNAEDYVHRIGRTARGGVSGDAISFACEEYVYSLPEIEAFIGHKIPVARVDAQILAPSMTKMPRSRRPRARRPSGVRRTAPANR
- the trxA gene encoding thioredoxin TrxA — translated: MSANVVHVTDTSFDEEVLRSDVPVLVDYWAQWCAPCRMIAPILDEISEEYKSKIKVAKLNIDENPLTPPKYGIRGIPTLMMFKEGNVEATKVGALSKSQLAAFISSYI
- the rho gene encoding transcription termination factor Rho; amino-acid sequence: MNLTELKLKPVSELIEIGEGMGLEGVARSRKQDVIFGILKAHAKKGEDISGNGVLEILQDGFGFLRSGDSSYLAGPDDIYVSPSQIRRFNLRTGDTISGKIRPPKDGERYFALLKVNEINFEPPEAAKNKVLFENLTPLFAHERLKLEIGNGTTEDLTPRVIDLVAPIGRGQRGLIVSPPKAGKTVMLQSIAHSLELNHPDCYLMVLLIDERPEEVTEMERSVKGEVISSTFDEPATRHVQVAEMVIEKAKRLVEHKIDVVILLDSITRLARAYNTVVPASGKVLTGGVDANALQKPKRFFGAARKIEEGGSLTIIATALIDTGSRMDDVIYEEFKGTGNMEIHLDRRIYEKRIFPAININRSGTRREELLTDSDELQKMWILRKLLNPMDEVAAMEFLLERLKATKTNPEFFDSMRR
- a CDS encoding aldehyde dehydrogenase family protein, with the translated sequence MTMRDVYPCYVANRPEQPNGDLEVTDKYSGEVAARVALADAKTIDRAIQKTVEATGPMARLPAYARAKVLHHCVKRFEKRAEELALLLCVEAGKPIKDSRGEVMRLIDTFRIAAEEATRMTGEVLPLDITPRAKGYVGMWKRVPIGPCSFISPFNFPLNLAAHKVAPAIAAGCPFVLKPASRTPLGALIIGEVLAETDLPEGAFSILPCHRDGAGLFTEDPRLKFLSFTGSAAVGWGLKAKAGKKKVTLELGGNAACLVDEDADPEDAVERIIFGAFYQSGQSCISVQRILIHERIYEAFRSKLVATTQKLKCGDPKDESTFIGPLISDAEATRLDGWIQDAVKAGARLLCGGQRRGAMLEPTLLENVPKTEDVCTQEAFGPVAVLAPFRSFEAALDEINDSEFGLQAGLFTRDLYKAHRAWERLDVGSVVIGDVPSWRVDHMPYGGVKDSGLGREGVRFAMEDMTEIRLLVVRTPPKDQ
- a CDS encoding DUF3301 domain-containing protein — translated: MADTIALLVLAVGIWFWNDSARTREQTLKYCRDACRELDIQLLEETVALAHTRLKRDARGHFLVHRWYRFEFSTDGTDRHRGVASVAGQIVEFVRFEHPQGPLIIPSSRPHEVA
- a CDS encoding SOS response-associated peptidase; the protein is MCGRFVRYSSPEIFAELFGARGMLNLARSYNVAPSQPVLVARNGEGGGRELALHHWGLIPSWSKEPKTPYSTINARAETVDTKPAFRHAIRHRRCLIGSDGYYEWKKLERTPYFIRLKDAAPFAFAGLWEPWERGDERIDSCSIIVTDAAEALRDIHDRMPVILSPEHYDTWMDPELADPVQLKPLLAPYPSERMEAYPVSTRVNSPKNNHADLIVRMSLPPTGDIITP